The proteins below come from a single uncultured Fibrobacter sp. genomic window:
- a CDS encoding ABC transporter substrate-binding protein has product MIGLKSIARTALALSASGALLSGCGDASSEGDLGGALPRQQTLYLSGQQNDAPGSFNPLAESWMASWPVGGRFNLMYEPLITYNSLNGKIEPLLGTLVEELSNNDSIVVDLNPAAKWSDGKPVTSVDVTFMFLRGSINSTEQISAIHIDSLKGADGVITERLSFMVAKDKRNNPLTVRDMLQATRIAPSHVFEPLIKEKGLDETKKLPMDQNPVVSGPYNLRSADPNKIILERRDDYWGNAALHDGKLPAPKFIVHPIYKNNEHNTIAMREGNLDASQSFIPRIARKASAGVHTWWNEPPYFRPGAMPMLVINTLKEPLNDKRFRRALATAIDYNALRQFAVSNYTSTLKAGLIMPTDLEGKYIVDEDLDKYGVNLGISDEAERLAAVKQILSEAGFKSVFNDDGTLDHMENAKGEKLPTLYITSPNGWTDWEAMVTIAVEGMRKAGIDIREGFVDGGSYWPAMGLGNFDLVMHKPVADVTPSLPWSRFNEIMASRDWQPLGAWAGVNIGRYNQPGTEGFRPEVDQLLSAIPLMTDSVEIAKAYRELNKIFMEDQPSIPLVYLPEQFYEFSDRVWTNWPTAENPYAPAQLPWVASGTKILWNLKLAK; this is encoded by the coding sequence ATGATTGGACTTAAATCGATTGCCAGGACGGCGCTCGCGCTCTCGGCATCCGGTGCACTCCTTTCGGGTTGCGGCGACGCTTCTTCGGAAGGTGATCTGGGTGGAGCGCTTCCCCGTCAACAGACGCTATACTTGTCGGGCCAGCAGAACGACGCTCCGGGTTCCTTTAACCCGCTAGCCGAAAGCTGGATGGCTTCCTGGCCGGTGGGCGGACGTTTCAACCTGATGTATGAACCGCTCATCACGTACAACTCCCTGAATGGTAAGATTGAACCCCTTCTGGGTACCTTGGTTGAGGAACTCTCCAATAACGACTCTATCGTTGTGGACTTGAACCCCGCCGCCAAGTGGAGCGATGGCAAGCCGGTGACCTCCGTGGACGTGACCTTCATGTTCCTGCGCGGTTCCATCAACTCTACCGAACAGATTTCTGCAATCCATATCGACTCCCTGAAGGGTGCCGATGGCGTCATTACCGAACGTCTTTCGTTCATGGTTGCTAAAGACAAGCGTAACAACCCGTTGACCGTGCGCGACATGTTGCAGGCAACGCGTATCGCTCCATCTCACGTGTTTGAACCGCTGATCAAGGAAAAGGGCCTCGACGAAACGAAGAAGCTCCCGATGGATCAGAACCCGGTCGTTTCCGGTCCGTACAACCTGCGTAGTGCCGACCCGAACAAGATTATTCTTGAACGCCGCGACGACTACTGGGGCAATGCCGCCCTTCATGACGGAAAGCTCCCGGCTCCGAAGTTCATTGTTCACCCGATTTACAAGAACAACGAACACAACACGATTGCTATGCGTGAAGGCAACCTCGATGCCTCCCAGAGCTTCATTCCGCGTATTGCACGTAAGGCTTCGGCCGGCGTCCACACCTGGTGGAACGAACCGCCTTACTTCCGTCCGGGTGCAATGCCCATGCTCGTGATCAACACCCTTAAGGAACCCTTGAACGACAAGCGCTTCCGTCGTGCCTTGGCTACCGCCATCGACTACAACGCTCTGCGCCAGTTCGCTGTTTCCAACTACACCTCTACCCTGAAGGCCGGACTTATTATGCCGACGGACCTCGAAGGCAAGTACATTGTCGACGAAGACCTCGACAAGTATGGCGTGAACCTCGGCATCAGCGACGAAGCCGAACGCCTCGCCGCCGTGAAGCAGATTCTTTCCGAAGCTGGCTTCAAGTCCGTGTTCAACGACGACGGTACCTTGGACCATATGGAAAATGCCAAGGGCGAAAAGCTCCCGACTCTCTACATCACTAGCCCGAACGGCTGGACTGACTGGGAAGCCATGGTGACTATCGCTGTCGAAGGTATGCGCAAGGCCGGTATCGATATTCGCGAAGGCTTCGTGGACGGCGGTTCTTACTGGCCGGCTATGGGTCTTGGCAACTTTGACCTCGTGATGCACAAGCCTGTTGCTGACGTGACTCCGTCTCTTCCGTGGAGCCGCTTCAACGAAATCATGGCAAGCCGCGACTGGCAGCCGCTTGGCGCCTGGGCCGGTGTGAACATCGGTCGTTACAACCAGCCGGGTACCGAAGGCTTCCGCCCCGAAGTGGACCAGCTCCTTTCCGCTATTCCTCTGATGACGGACTCCGTGGAAATCGCAAAGGCTTACCGCGAACTCAACAAGATCTTCATGGAAGACCAGCCCTCTATTCCGCTGGTTTACCTGCCTGAACAGTTCTACGAATTCAGCGACCGCGTGTGGACGAACTGGCCCACCGCCGAAAACCCGTACGCTCCGGCTCAGCTGCCGTGGGTGGCTTCGGGCACCAAGATCCTCTGGAACTTAAAGCTTGCTAAATAA
- the eno gene encoding phosphopyruvate hydratase has product MAKIAKVWARQILDSRGNPSLEVDVTLDNGIVGHAAVPSGASTGEREACELRDGDKKTYCGKGTLTAVKNVNTKIAKKIIGMDPSKQTEVDDAMIALDGNRMLKNKLGANAILGVSMAVCVAAAKDAGLPLYQYIAKLHGTKKLTLPCPMCNVINGGAHSSAPIDFQEFMIAPVGAKTFSKGLQMVTEIFHALKAVLKKAGFDTTVGDEGGFAPGVSIKPAKNKFGYEITGVMTLEKALDALKAATTNAGYKFGTDIKIALDVASSEFCDKNTKAGKPETYTFKKSTKKTVKSADMVKLYEKLIDKYSIFSIEDGLDEADWAGWKVMTDKLGGKINLVGDDLFVTNPTIFDEGIKAGIANAILIKVNQVGSVSETLAAIKRAQNEGYAPIVSHRSGETEDTFIADLAVGTAAGQIKTGSLSRTDRVCKYNRLLRIEEELGKAAVYAGDPRKACKAPAKKAACKKCCKK; this is encoded by the coding sequence ATGGCTAAAATCGCTAAAGTTTGGGCTCGTCAGATCCTGGATTCCCGTGGCAATCCGTCTCTCGAAGTCGATGTTACTCTTGACAACGGTATCGTTGGTCACGCTGCTGTTCCGAGCGGCGCTTCCACCGGCGAACGCGAAGCTTGCGAACTCCGCGACGGTGATAAGAAGACTTACTGCGGTAAGGGCACGCTCACTGCTGTGAAGAACGTGAACACCAAGATCGCCAAGAAGATCATCGGCATGGATCCGTCCAAGCAGACTGAAGTTGACGACGCCATGATCGCTCTCGACGGCAACCGCATGCTCAAGAACAAGCTCGGTGCAAACGCTATCCTCGGCGTTTCCATGGCTGTTTGCGTTGCTGCTGCTAAGGACGCTGGCCTTCCGCTTTACCAGTACATTGCCAAGCTCCATGGCACCAAGAAGCTCACGCTCCCCTGCCCGATGTGCAACGTGATTAACGGCGGTGCTCACTCCTCCGCTCCGATCGACTTCCAGGAATTCATGATCGCTCCGGTTGGCGCTAAGACTTTCTCCAAGGGCCTCCAGATGGTCACCGAAATCTTCCACGCCCTCAAGGCTGTGCTGAAGAAGGCCGGCTTCGACACCACCGTTGGTGACGAAGGTGGCTTCGCTCCTGGCGTTTCTATCAAGCCGGCTAAGAACAAGTTCGGTTACGAAATCACTGGCGTGATGACCCTCGAAAAGGCTCTCGACGCCCTCAAGGCTGCAACCACCAATGCCGGTTACAAGTTCGGCACTGACATCAAGATTGCTCTTGACGTTGCTTCCTCTGAATTCTGCGACAAGAACACCAAGGCTGGCAAGCCGGAAACCTACACCTTCAAGAAGAGCACCAAGAAGACTGTCAAGTCTGCCGACATGGTGAAGCTCTACGAAAAGCTCATCGACAAGTACTCCATCTTCTCCATTGAAGACGGTCTCGATGAAGCTGACTGGGCTGGCTGGAAGGTCATGACCGACAAGCTCGGTGGCAAGATCAACCTCGTGGGTGACGACCTGTTCGTTACCAACCCGACCATCTTCGACGAAGGCATCAAGGCTGGCATCGCCAACGCTATCCTCATCAAGGTGAACCAGGTGGGTTCTGTGTCCGAAACTCTCGCTGCTATCAAGCGCGCTCAGAACGAAGGCTATGCTCCGATCGTTTCTCACCGCTCTGGCGAAACCGAAGACACCTTCATTGCTGACCTCGCCGTCGGTACCGCCGCTGGCCAGATCAAGACCGGTTCTCTCTCCCGTACGGACCGCGTTTGCAAGTACAACCGCCTCCTCCGCATCGAAGAAGAACTCGGCAAGGCTGCCGTGTACGCCGGTGACCCGCGCAAGGCTTGCAAGGCCCCTGCTAAGAAGGCCGCTTGCAAGAAGTGCTGCAAGAAGTAA
- a CDS encoding GntR family transcriptional regulator, which produces MTVDEFCKWIESSGFKDGARLPSVRKVAASLHASTFTVFQAYKRLVEQGKIYGEHGNGYFWGQKPEIVVDAGEHETERLERLLLEDWKSGKISVDSTLPSIKDLCLVYRTTSGSMSRTLEMLRERGVLDRKGRGRYYFKNTRSSAVNLKEILLIMRCNPNGDFNGLGERELTFMQKVYAEARRNKLKVKALGYYEKEGLFLDAAGNRVRLEDCGEYFGAVVSTMLVFNISKLFALLACTRFPISVWWEHPLYDIPRALKKEKRYAFFNLAFGDFPGRAVGHFLKEKGMERVAFISPYHMSMWSRDRLKGLKKVGLDVIEATDASHASHFDFMQEKGAYELFSRILLKLVKAIPPVDAWVVSNDRAGVEILSLVEQGKLKRPPYMVSFDNSNDSYRNRLDSFEFSLDALAEQSVFHLVSPGVTLYKKDDFRELSGHVVEK; this is translated from the coding sequence ATGACTGTCGATGAATTTTGCAAGTGGATAGAATCGTCCGGATTCAAGGACGGCGCAAGGCTTCCATCTGTGCGCAAGGTGGCTGCGTCATTGCATGCCTCGACCTTTACGGTTTTCCAGGCGTACAAGCGCTTGGTAGAACAAGGGAAAATCTACGGAGAGCATGGTAATGGTTACTTTTGGGGCCAAAAGCCCGAAATCGTGGTAGACGCAGGCGAACATGAGACCGAACGCCTGGAGCGCCTGCTTTTAGAAGACTGGAAATCCGGCAAGATTTCGGTAGACAGTACGCTGCCGTCGATCAAGGACTTGTGCTTAGTTTACAGGACCACGTCAGGCTCCATGAGCCGTACCCTTGAAATGCTGCGTGAAAGGGGAGTGCTCGACCGCAAGGGCCGCGGGCGTTACTACTTCAAGAATACAAGGTCGTCTGCGGTCAACTTGAAGGAAATCCTCTTGATTATGCGTTGCAATCCGAACGGGGATTTTAACGGGCTTGGCGAACGTGAACTGACGTTCATGCAGAAGGTGTACGCCGAGGCGCGCCGCAACAAACTTAAAGTCAAGGCGCTCGGATATTATGAAAAAGAGGGGCTTTTTCTAGATGCCGCCGGAAACCGGGTCAGGCTGGAGGACTGCGGCGAATACTTCGGTGCCGTCGTTTCGACCATGCTGGTGTTCAACATAAGCAAACTCTTTGCCCTGCTTGCCTGCACGCGGTTCCCGATTTCGGTGTGGTGGGAACACCCGCTGTACGACATTCCCCGCGCATTGAAAAAAGAAAAGCGCTACGCGTTCTTCAATTTGGCCTTTGGCGATTTTCCGGGACGCGCGGTGGGACATTTCTTGAAAGAAAAGGGAATGGAACGTGTCGCCTTTATTTCGCCTTACCACATGAGCATGTGGTCAAGGGACCGCCTGAAAGGACTCAAGAAGGTGGGGCTCGATGTAATCGAGGCAACCGATGCGAGCCATGCGAGCCATTTTGATTTTATGCAGGAGAAGGGGGCGTACGAACTTTTCAGCCGTATTTTGCTTAAGCTGGTGAAAGCGATTCCGCCTGTAGATGCGTGGGTCGTGTCTAACGATAGGGCAGGGGTGGAAATTTTGTCGCTTGTGGAGCAGGGCAAGCTCAAGCGCCCGCCTTACATGGTATCGTTTGACAATTCTAACGACAGTTACCGCAACCGCCTGGATTCCTTCGAGTTCAGCCTCGATGCCCTTGCCGAGCAGTCCGTGTTTCACTTGGTATCCCCTGGAGTTACTTTGTATAAAAAAGACGATTTTAGGGAACTTTCGGGGCATGTCGTGGAAAAATGA
- a CDS encoding glycoside hydrolase family 26 protein, which yields MNKKLFLSMCVAPVAAMAFQVGAWVGGPGQYPQPTQQNVQAFQDLQGTHLDLISYFALFDINDWNATEEYANVAKENGSTLVITWMANGYGAQDLVDGRADEYIRDYAKGVKNYGEEIWLRPLHEANGDWYDWGVGKEGAGNTDANVAEAFRHIVKIFREEKVENVKWVWTTNASNAGKGSTLTGNYPGDEYVDYISIDGYNWGKCQSWSSWQTFTQVFKKAYNALANIDKPLFIAEISSSELGGNKAEWITDMFEHFATDFSRVFAVMWFSQSKEANEGDWALNTSQAAVDAWKAGIAKMKAADPDGGNTGIKPTGRAAGSSFRLQDGKLYMQTDKALKASVVQFDYQGRILWQSAVQHFTPGVHAIDAPEANTRSIYKLSIKQ from the coding sequence ATGAACAAGAAATTATTCCTCTCTATGTGTGTCGCACCTGTCGCGGCCATGGCATTCCAGGTCGGCGCATGGGTCGGTGGCCCGGGTCAGTATCCGCAGCCCACGCAGCAGAACGTGCAGGCGTTCCAGGATTTGCAGGGCACGCATCTCGACCTGATCAGCTACTTTGCACTTTTCGACATCAACGACTGGAACGCAACCGAAGAATACGCCAACGTCGCCAAGGAAAACGGCTCCACACTGGTGATCACTTGGATGGCTAACGGATACGGTGCCCAAGACTTGGTCGACGGCAGAGCCGACGAATACATCCGCGATTACGCCAAGGGCGTCAAGAATTACGGTGAAGAAATCTGGCTCAGGCCCCTCCACGAAGCAAACGGCGACTGGTACGACTGGGGCGTGGGTAAAGAAGGTGCCGGCAACACCGACGCAAACGTGGCCGAAGCATTCCGCCACATCGTGAAAATCTTCCGCGAAGAAAAAGTCGAAAACGTCAAGTGGGTCTGGACCACTAACGCCTCGAACGCAGGAAAGGGTTCCACGCTTACCGGCAACTACCCCGGCGACGAATACGTCGACTACATCTCCATCGACGGCTACAACTGGGGCAAATGCCAGAGCTGGTCCAGCTGGCAGACTTTCACGCAGGTATTCAAGAAGGCCTACAACGCTCTCGCGAATATCGACAAGCCACTCTTCATCGCCGAAATTTCGAGCTCCGAACTCGGCGGCAACAAGGCCGAATGGATTACCGACATGTTCGAGCATTTTGCCACGGACTTCTCCCGCGTTTTCGCGGTGATGTGGTTCAGCCAGAGCAAAGAAGCCAACGAAGGCGACTGGGCGCTCAACACCTCGCAGGCCGCCGTTGACGCCTGGAAGGCCGGCATCGCGAAGATGAAAGCAGCAGACCCCGACGGCGGCAACACGGGCATCAAGCCTACCGGGAGGGCCGCCGGTAGCTCCTTTCGCCTGCAAGACGGCAAACTCTACATGCAAACCGACAAAGCATTAAAGGCAAGCGTCGTGCAGTTCGACTACCAGGGCCGCATTTTGTGGCAGAGCGCCGTACAGCACTTCACCCCGGGCGTACACGCTATCGACGCACCCGAGGCAAATACACGGAGCATTTACAAACTTTCTATTAAACAATAA
- a CDS encoding glycosyl hydrolase family 8: MKKHLKSFAGILASAACLGAFATTTSMAAETYAGTFFDENGAYYGPDCDKEKNYSGAYYTGNYESPFKTILGKTDAEIQEKMDALWNHYFKGDNNSKVYYDKGNEAYILDVNNRDVRSEGMSYGMMIAVQTGHKEEFDKLWNWAKNHMWHKGGGWDGYFAWQRNESGSGGDDNCAPDGEMYFMMSLLFAANRWNDSKYMDDAQYILKKMWDNGQHSLFNPQHYVITFQPQGNENNFSDPSYDLPAYVDLFARWSTSNQDKWSKAAKATRDHLYKSSNTKSGLFSDYNNFDGTPHGVSYNAHAEQYMYDAMRCAMNFGMDYYLFGVDSARQEEMARRIIDFFEKDGYKHARFNWDGSNPQEQYTQGEAGANAVAAMALINDSKYDAAVKKNLELAWDTKFMTGQYRYYDGLVHYLAMLHLSGTFKIWKPKPNVESEEKTINETEINGVTYNDGDKIDYFEGCKLYKATIKAAAQTGPGNDSTVTNPDSTVTNPDSTIAIGATVALNNNVRVWSTNSAIVIENAPAGTKYTVTDLNGRVLTASKTATSTQEVRLAKTGPMLVIVGNKAYKVVK; this comes from the coding sequence ATGAAAAAACACCTGAAATCCTTTGCCGGCATTTTGGCATCTGCCGCTTGCCTTGGCGCATTCGCGACCACCACATCGATGGCTGCAGAAACCTACGCGGGAACCTTCTTTGATGAAAACGGAGCCTACTACGGCCCGGACTGCGATAAAGAAAAGAACTATTCCGGCGCTTATTACACGGGTAATTACGAAAGCCCGTTCAAGACAATCTTGGGTAAGACCGATGCAGAAATTCAGGAAAAGATGGATGCCCTTTGGAATCATTACTTTAAGGGCGACAACAACTCCAAGGTCTATTACGACAAGGGCAACGAAGCTTACATTCTCGACGTGAACAACAGAGACGTCCGTTCTGAAGGCATGTCTTATGGAATGATGATTGCCGTGCAGACCGGCCACAAAGAAGAATTCGACAAGCTCTGGAACTGGGCCAAAAATCACATGTGGCACAAGGGCGGTGGCTGGGATGGCTACTTCGCTTGGCAGCGCAACGAAAGCGGTTCCGGCGGTGACGACAACTGCGCTCCGGACGGCGAAATGTATTTTATGATGTCGCTCCTCTTTGCAGCGAACCGCTGGAATGACAGCAAGTACATGGACGATGCCCAGTACATCTTGAAGAAGATGTGGGACAACGGTCAGCATAGCCTTTTCAACCCACAACATTACGTTATCACGTTCCAGCCGCAGGGCAACGAAAATAACTTCTCCGACCCGTCTTACGACTTGCCGGCATACGTTGATCTTTTCGCCCGCTGGTCCACCTCCAATCAGGACAAGTGGAGCAAGGCAGCGAAGGCAACCCGCGATCACTTGTACAAGTCTTCCAACACCAAGTCTGGTTTGTTCAGCGATTACAACAACTTTGACGGTACTCCGCACGGTGTGAGCTACAATGCCCATGCAGAACAGTACATGTACGATGCCATGCGCTGTGCCATGAACTTCGGTATGGACTACTACCTGTTCGGTGTTGATTCTGCTCGTCAAGAAGAAATGGCCCGCCGCATTATCGATTTCTTTGAAAAGGATGGCTACAAGCACGCCCGCTTTAACTGGGATGGCTCTAATCCGCAGGAACAGTATACGCAGGGCGAAGCTGGTGCAAATGCAGTTGCAGCCATGGCTTTGATTAATGATTCCAAGTACGATGCCGCCGTCAAGAAAAACCTGGAATTGGCATGGGATACTAAGTTCATGACCGGTCAGTACCGCTACTACGACGGCCTGGTGCATTACCTTGCCATGCTCCATTTGAGCGGCACCTTCAAGATTTGGAAGCCGAAGCCGAATGTCGAATCTGAAGAAAAGACCATTAACGAAACCGAAATCAATGGCGTGACCTATAACGACGGCGACAAGATCGATTACTTCGAAGGTTGCAAGCTCTACAAGGCGACCATCAAGGCTGCCGCCCAGACTGGCCCGGGTAATGATTCTACTGTTACCAACCCTGATTCCACCGTTACCAACCCGGATTCTACGATTGCAATTGGCGCAACGGTTGCCTTGAACAATAATGTTCGCGTGTGGTCCACCAACAGCGCAATCGTTATCGAAAACGCTCCGGCTGGAACCAAGTATACGGTCACTGATCTCAACGGTCGCGTGCTGACTGCATCGAAGACTGCAACTTCGACCCAGGAAGTCCGCCTCGCCAAAACGGGCCCGATGCTTGTCATTGTCGGCAACAAGGCATACAAGGTCGTGAAATAG
- the rpsG gene encoding 30S ribosomal protein S7, which translates to MSRRRKALHRSILPDPRYKSTLVTELVGVVLKQGKKTIAEQIVYTALETLGQKLEGPESPLEKFEICLENIKPRLEVKSRRIGGANYQVPMEVAPDRAKALALRWLLDAARSRNEANMADRLAAELVAAKNGEGNAVRKKNDTHKMAEANKAFAHFRF; encoded by the coding sequence ATGTCTAGAAGAAGAAAGGCTCTCCATCGCTCCATCCTCCCGGATCCGCGTTACAAGTCCACGCTCGTTACCGAACTCGTCGGTGTCGTGCTGAAGCAGGGCAAGAAGACCATCGCTGAACAGATCGTCTATACCGCTCTCGAAACCCTCGGCCAGAAGCTCGAAGGCCCGGAATCCCCGCTTGAAAAGTTCGAAATCTGCCTCGAAAACATCAAGCCGCGTCTCGAAGTGAAGTCCCGCCGTATCGGTGGTGCAAACTACCAGGTTCCGATGGAAGTTGCTCCGGACCGCGCCAAGGCTCTCGCTCTCCGTTGGTTGCTCGACGCTGCCCGTAGCCGCAACGAAGCCAACATGGCTGACCGCCTTGCTGCAGAACTCGTTGCCGCCAAGAACGGTGAAGGCAACGCTGTCCGCAAGAAGAACGACACGCACAAGATGGCCGAAGCCAACAAGGCTTTCGCCCATTTCCGTTTCTAA
- the rpsL gene encoding 30S ribosomal protein S12 has protein sequence MPTIQQLVRNGREQISNKTASVALKSCPQKRGVCTRVYTSTPKKPNSALRKIARVRLSNKMEVTAYIPGEGHNLQEHSIVLIRGGRVKDVPGVRYHIIRGTLDTQAVNGRQNGRSKYGVKKKGAAPAKK, from the coding sequence GTGCCAACTATTCAACAGCTCGTCCGTAACGGACGTGAACAGATCAGCAACAAGACCGCTTCCGTGGCCTTGAAGTCCTGCCCCCAGAAGCGCGGCGTTTGCACCCGCGTGTACACCAGCACCCCGAAGAAGCCGAACTCTGCTCTTCGTAAGATTGCCCGTGTGCGTCTTTCCAACAAGATGGAAGTGACCGCATACATTCCTGGTGAAGGCCACAACCTCCAGGAACACTCCATCGTGCTCATCCGCGGTGGTCGTGTGAAGGACGTCCCCGGTGTTCGTTACCACATCATCCGTGGTACCTTGGATACCCAGGCTGTGAACGGTCGTCAGAACGGCCGCTCCAAGTACGGTGTTAAGAAGAAAGGTGCCGCTCCGGCCAAGAAGTAA